In Mycoplasma sp. Mirounga ES2805-ORL, a single window of DNA contains:
- a CDS encoding carbohydrate ABC transporter permease: protein MFEIKLKIQKKWLDIKLRKNKEYTAKQVRDTSLFALLISSFLKLTALVFFGLIIIFPFAFMLSISLMPVDQADNLKNNFTFWPESLEWSNFSAAASETATGKSYWFSFGLTFTNVLFSIVTKLFVTMLCGYAFSLKQWKGKNIVWTIFIALLVLPEVALLNGQYYVVTKIDNSIGWKKDFMGIITIIAIPFIASIFTALMFRNAFEAIPKRMKEVAMVDRAVGMKYFFKIAVPMVTPTTLTVVILTTIASWNSYLWPALVAGTDYQIMSVWLFGVGRIEIGGEEKILQSIKMAGAILVVAPMFIFYFLFRKRIMRSISRQGSAIKG, encoded by the coding sequence ATGTTTGAAATAAAATTAAAAATTCAGAAGAAATGATTAGATATCAAACTCAGAAAAAATAAAGAGTACACAGCTAAACAAGTTAGAGACACCTCTTTATTTGCGCTGCTAATATCTAGTTTCCTTAAATTAACTGCTCTTGTATTTTTCGGCCTTATTATAATATTCCCATTTGCTTTTATGCTCTCGATTTCCTTAATGCCAGTTGATCAAGCAGATAACTTAAAAAATAATTTTACTTTTTGACCTGAAAGTTTAGAGTGATCTAACTTCTCAGCGGCCGCTTCAGAAACAGCAACTGGTAAATCATATTGATTCTCTTTTGGACTAACATTTACCAATGTTTTATTCTCGATAGTAACTAAATTATTTGTCACAATGCTCTGTGGATATGCTTTCAGCTTAAAACAATGAAAAGGTAAAAACATTGTATGAACCATCTTCATAGCATTATTAGTTCTTCCTGAAGTTGCTTTATTAAATGGGCAATACTACGTTGTTACTAAAATTGACAACTCTATAGGATGAAAAAAAGATTTCATGGGTATTATTACAATTATTGCAATTCCATTTATAGCTTCAATATTTACAGCACTTATGTTTAGAAATGCTTTTGAGGCTATTCCTAAGAGAATGAAAGAAGTTGCGATGGTTGATAGAGCTGTAGGAATGAAATATTTCTTTAAAATAGCAGTTCCAATGGTAACACCTACAACTTTAACTGTCGTTATTCTAACAACAATTGCGTCATGAAACTCATATTTATGACCAGCGCTAGTGGCGGGTACTGACTATCAAATTATGTCAGTTTGACTATTTGGTGTTGGTAGAATTGAAATAGGTGGAGAAGAAAAAATTCTTCAAAGTATAAAGATGGCAGGAGCTATTTTGGTTGTAGCACCAATGTTTATCTTCTACTTCTTATTTAGAAAAAGAATTATGAGATCAATTTCAAGACAAGGTAGTGCAATTAAGGGGTAG
- a CDS encoding bifunctional oligoribonuclease/PAP phosphatase NrnA: MIIGTWKDVTKKIEKYDSIVIFHHIRPDGDCLGSQFGLRELIRINYPNKKVYAVGDNKGIFSDFLDLDFDNVPSDEILTHSLGVVVDANFKERLESREILDKNLFAETIRIDHHPNDDDLDKCTRWVESKRIAAAEMIIELAFQNKWKINERAANFMFLGTVTDSGRFLFSDTSARTHELVSYLYKNNLNAEKIFSGLSKTRLKDLKIQQILVSNLKMRDLVAYTFIDQKTIRELGTDANNATRPNIIGNIEDSRLWVQFTEEEDGRLRVEYRSNGPCVRNVAVKWGGGGHERASGCMAKSFDDVEKIIDDCVLEVKHYLAENKK, encoded by the coding sequence ATGATTATTGGTACATGAAAAGACGTAACTAAAAAAATTGAAAAGTATGATTCAATTGTAATTTTTCATCACATTCGCCCTGATGGTGATTGTTTAGGTAGCCAATTTGGGCTTAGAGAATTAATAAGAATTAATTATCCAAATAAAAAAGTTTATGCAGTAGGCGATAATAAAGGAATTTTCTCAGATTTTCTAGATTTAGACTTTGATAATGTTCCTTCAGATGAGATTTTAACTCATTCATTAGGTGTTGTTGTGGATGCTAACTTTAAGGAAAGATTAGAATCAAGAGAAATTTTAGATAAAAATCTATTTGCTGAAACTATTAGAATTGATCATCACCCAAATGATGATGATTTAGATAAATGTACTCGCTGAGTTGAATCTAAGAGAATTGCGGCAGCTGAAATGATTATTGAATTAGCGTTTCAAAATAAATGAAAAATAAACGAAAGGGCTGCAAACTTTATGTTTCTTGGCACAGTAACTGATAGTGGAAGATTTCTATTTTCTGATACATCAGCTAGAACTCATGAATTAGTATCATATCTATATAAAAATAATTTAAATGCAGAAAAAATATTTAGTGGATTATCAAAAACTAGATTAAAAGACCTAAAAATTCAACAAATATTAGTTTCAAACTTGAAAATGAGAGATCTAGTTGCTTACACATTTATAGATCAAAAAACAATAAGAGAACTAGGCACCGATGCTAACAACGCAACTAGACCAAATATTATTGGAAATATTGAAGATTCGAGATTATGAGTTCAATTTACTGAAGAGGAAGATGGTCGCTTAAGAGTTGAATATAGATCTAATGGACCTTGTGTGCGTAATGTCGCTGTTAAATGAGGCGGCGGAGGTCACGAAAGAGCAAGTGGTTGCATGGCAAAATCATTTGATGATGTGGAAAAAATTATTGATGATTGCGTACTAGAAGTTAAGCATTATTTAGCTGAAAATAAAAAATAG
- a CDS encoding bifunctional oligoribonuclease/PAP phosphatase NrnA has protein sequence MKIGTYKDALKAIEEADNIIIYHHKRPDGDCLGSQAGLAEFIRTNYPKKNVFTPGNNMNIFNFMDYKYDNPNNINYKNSLGIVVDASSSDRIEGAEALVDNKHTKTLRIDHHPNDSDIKYDYLWVDEHYVAAAEMIAELAQKSNWKVNKKAAEHTFLGIITDSGRFLYEDTSSRTHQLASFLYEKGSIDAQKIFKELNKRTTVDIKYVGDILSNFKKSGRVLYYLVTKAKQAEYGFNDQYSAIFVNELANIEDNNCWAFFVELEDGKIRGRLRSNGPLVNEVARKYNGGGHANAAGCTLDSWDQVDDVLADLNLAIKKWEEK, from the coding sequence ATGAAAATAGGAACATACAAAGATGCACTAAAAGCTATTGAAGAAGCAGATAATATTATTATTTATCATCATAAAAGACCAGACGGAGATTGTTTAGGATCGCAAGCCGGTTTGGCTGAATTTATAAGAACAAACTACCCTAAGAAAAATGTTTTTACTCCAGGTAATAATATGAATATATTTAATTTTATGGATTATAAATATGATAATCCTAATAATATTAATTATAAAAATTCATTAGGTATTGTTGTTGATGCTTCATCAAGCGATAGGATCGAAGGTGCAGAAGCTTTAGTTGATAACAAACACACCAAAACACTAAGGATTGATCATCATCCAAATGATAGTGATATTAAATATGACTATTTATGAGTTGATGAACATTATGTAGCAGCTGCAGAAATGATTGCTGAGTTAGCTCAAAAATCAAATTGAAAAGTAAATAAAAAAGCAGCAGAACATACATTTTTAGGAATAATAACTGACTCGGGGCGTTTTTTATATGAAGATACTTCATCAAGAACTCACCAATTAGCTTCGTTTCTTTATGAAAAAGGATCAATTGATGCTCAAAAGATTTTTAAAGAGTTAAACAAAAGAACTACAGTTGATATCAAATATGTTGGTGATATATTATCTAATTTCAAAAAAAGTGGAAGAGTTCTTTACTATTTAGTTACTAAAGCTAAACAAGCGGAATATGGATTTAATGACCAATATTCCGCAATATTTGTTAATGAGCTAGCAAACATTGAAGATAATAACTGTTGAGCATTTTTTGTTGAACTAGAGGATGGCAAAATTAGAGGTCGTTTAAGATCTAATGGTCCACTTGTAAATGAAGTTGCAAGAAAATATAATGGCGGTGGTCATGCAAATGCTGCTGGTTGTACTTTAGATTCTTGGGATCAAGTTGATGATGTTTTAGCAGATTTAAACTTAGCCATTAAGAAGTGAGAGGAAAAATAA
- a CDS encoding Sua5/YciO/YrdC/YwlC family protein, which yields MNFKDIFICTTDTVTGLGGPISQETLDAIYTIKKRPLTKKIMILVGSVDQARKFKEWNKEADLFAEKYWPGAYSVVVNKQGFRMPNNKQLIDFLLKHGPCYVTSANISGQEPLQLNEAKKIFTEIKNFYDFGSGSNEASKIFNIDTNEWIR from the coding sequence ATGAATTTTAAAGATATATTTATTTGTACAACAGATACTGTTACAGGTCTAGGTGGACCTATTTCTCAAGAAACTCTTGATGCAATTTACACCATTAAAAAAAGACCTCTTACTAAAAAAATAATGATTTTAGTCGGATCTGTTGATCAAGCTAGAAAATTTAAAGAGTGGAATAAAGAAGCTGATTTATTTGCTGAAAAATACTGGCCAGGAGCTTATTCGGTTGTTGTTAATAAGCAAGGTTTTAGAATGCCTAATAACAAACAGTTAATTGATTTTTTATTAAAACATGGTCCTTGTTATGTAACTAGTGCAAATATCTCTGGTCAAGAACCACTTCAATTAAATGAAGCTAAAAAAATATTCACTGAAATAAAGAATTTTTATGACTTTGGGAGTGGCTCAAATGAAGCTAGCAAGATATTTAATATAGATACAAATGAATGAATAAGATAG